GAGGCAGGAGGGAAGAGAATTTGAGCATAGTTTACTTTTTGTTACATACCTTGATTTATTTGTGCTGTTCTACTTAGAGCAAATTGCGAATTCTCTCGACTTTGAACATTTTACGGCAGACGGCACAATTCAATTGCTCTGGACAAAATCTGGTTTTAGGTTCGAGTTGAATTTTCATGACAGCTATACACACTCAAAATAGCGATAGAGTGTTTGATAAAACTCTTCTATTTTTAGCCTAACTGATAATTTCGATACAGTTTAAGTGTGGTCGTGTTTATTAAGCTTAAGAGTTGTGTTTTTTATAGCGACAAAATAGCTGAAGTAGACTCAACAGAGACAATTGCGATCTCAACTTGGCTCGGATTGTGTCATGTCTCGATCGCAGTTTGCTCCACCTTTAGCTAAATAGATAATCCCAATTTCAATCCTAAAAGGGCGTGAACAATCATTGCCACCAAAGCAGTACTGCCAAGATAGGCATGGAATTTACGTAAATTAGGACTTTCTTGGCTAAATCCCAGAAAAGCGATCGCCCCATTAACTAACAACAATAGCAAGACAGTCCCACCTGTCCAAAAATGAGGACTTTCTGCAATTGGATGTTTTTGCATTACTAAAGATAAAACACCTCCCGTATAACC
This Merismopedia glauca CCAP 1448/3 DNA region includes the following protein-coding sequences:
- a CDS encoding DUF4079 domain-containing protein; the encoded protein is MNQVINFLEPLAAWFRSLGMPEPIVHWGHPFMMAIVVFVMGSFAGWAGWKARLTQDEEISAKSRQLHRQVAPLMFAFMAMGYTGGVLSLVMQKHPIAESPHFWTGGTVLLLLLVNGAIAFLGFSQESPNLRKFHAYLGSTALVAMIVHALLGLKLGLSI